TAGAACGTCAGATTCAACGGACACCAAGACCGTTTCCCAAGCTGAATATTATCCGAAAGGTTGATGATATTGATGCGTTCAAGGCGGAGGATTTTGAACTAATCGGGTACGATCCTCACCCAAAAATAGCCATGGATATGGCTTTGTAAAAGAACTGGTATACTAATTTCGTTCCTAGGGTCTAAAAAGTTCGGTAATAACCAAATGAATACCTAATGGAGCTAAAATCGTTAATGTTATTCAGAGGAGAATCAGTATTTTTCTATACGTTCTTTCTATTGTATAATGTATCAATGACATATCTTGTATGAAATAATGTGTATTGTTTAATACAGTAATTGGGCTGCTAGTTGATcgtcaatattttatttccgtcATTATTCCTTTTCAAATTGTTCAAAAAGTATTACCGAAGTACCCATAGAATCACGTgctgtaatatattttttcatgtataCTTTATTTcctaataaaaattatatatttaataaactcATTTCTTAATATGTATTAAGACTTAGTGAAAATCACTCAAGTATACAAATCtcatttcataattatattatacaattactTTGAATTATCGTGAAGAAGAGATATACCTTTAAAAAACCGAAGCACATGCAAACATACTGTAAGTATAAAGAATCtcaagttttaaaaattacagGTTTCATTAAACAGGAATCAAGAGTGTGAGTTTGATTAGCGCTTACATAGACAGGAATTTAGCAACACAGGTTGATCACGCCTGTGAAAATTAGCATGCGACAATCCCCTGtgtcaaaataaaattgatacctTGAGATGGAATTACAAGTTTGGAGACTAACTGATCGCAGTTTAAATAAGGTCAAAACTTGACAACGAATGTGTGGTAAACcataataaaaattcgatagcCATAGTAGCAAATTCAACAGACAATATTTCTGGACATTTTCGTTTCTTATCAACAATTCAGGCATTGCAGACAAGAGAACAAAGGCTAGCACATTTGGACGTCATTGGCCTGCGAAGTACTTAATTGGTGTAACTGTTGAGTGACTGCCAATGTGCCTCCTTCACACACAGTTATTATGACCCAGATTACGTCTGAAACAAACGTTCAAGGAAATTCACCAAAAGAGATCATTTGTCCcaaaataatgtgaaatgTTCTTATGCTGTTGACaagatatcaaatttttcattcaacgttGAATCCTACCACCAAAGTAAGAGCCCGTTGACGTTGCCATTCTCCATTTACTTTGGTAAACCCCAGGTTCTGCCGGACTCACTAATTCCACGCTCAGCTCGAGAATGGTCTTTGGTGCTACGCAAGGAACAGCTACAGGGCTGGAATCTCCCATTTTTACTCCGCCTGTATGCTGTAGATAAACTCCTTCAGGCCAAGCTTCAGTTCCTGTATTTTGCACTTGCCAAGATTTGCGAAACTTTGTATTAGGGGGAACCGATTCACCCTCGCCAATGGTAGAATCACATATCAAACCCATTGAAGGTAGTTTGAATGGGGATTCAAAATCAAAGTAACTACATATTGCTGCCTGAAGATTCCTGTTGCAGAATGAAATACggttaaaaaagtaattttacacCATAACTAAAACAATGTTTACAAGCTGTATAAGATGGGAGGAATCTTTATCTTATAAGTGATAAGTTAAAGATTAATGGAGCATTACAAAATACGGCCATCGAAATAATGAGGTTAGGTTTCTCTAGCGTAGTGGTTTCGCCAAGTTTCTACGATTACTCCTCtcatatatttttccatacgacGGTAGAGGTTCTGAGGAAGATTTTTACCAATTATTCATATCCAAGAAAAACGCTGCCGTTGCCTCGTTGAGGTGGCTACCAGCCAATAACCTTTGAAGCTGTTTCACCAGGTCATCTTTGTCCGTCGTACCCAAACAGCTGAACTGTTGTAGCAAATTTTGATCGAATTCGTTGTCCACATCCATAATTCTCTCCTTTTATTTACTCGATTGATCCATCAACAGTGTTACGCAATTCAAAATGATGCACTCGTGTTATTTTAGTTTGACAATACCGagggtataaatttttaatgtcaTCCTTCGCGCGACGTGACTGTGACGTTCGTTTCGTTTACCGTCTTATCCTAACTAGTCCTGTCCTGTCCTCTATGCCTGTTTGCTTTACCTACTTCGCGATCGAGCCGAAGGTTGGTCAGACGACCCCTCGCAACGTTTACAAACGAGCtttcaaaacgaaaaaaattattagaaaaaattttttgctccGCGGCAAATATCTGCTTCCAATAGTTTTCGAACATGA
This genomic stretch from Neodiprion pinetum isolate iyNeoPine1 chromosome 6, iyNeoPine1.2, whole genome shotgun sequence harbors:
- the LOC124221035 gene encoding protein ILRUN is translated as MDVDNEFDQNLLQQFSCLGTTDKDDLVKQLQRLLAGSHLNEATAAFFLDMNNWNLQAAICSYFDFESPFKLPSMGLICDSTIGEGESVPPNTKFRKSWQVQNTGTEAWPEGVYLQHTGGVKMGDSSPVAVPCVAPKTILELSVELVSPAEPGVYQSKWRMATSTGSYFGDVIWVIITVCEGGTLAVTQQLHQLSTSQANDVQMC